Proteins encoded by one window of Cannabis sativa cultivar Pink pepper isolate KNU-18-1 chromosome 4, ASM2916894v1, whole genome shotgun sequence:
- the LOC115714142 gene encoding probable BOI-related E3 ubiquitin-protein ligase 3 isoform X1 — translation MLGGNNGNPVLPVFLDENRFQYQTNTSNQLQLFGNVANGCGVDPVNYFGNDHMTPMLRPNKRSREIDDISRQQKLQISLNYNVCQDEADRSGSIPNPNPVSTGLRLSYDDDERNSTVTSASGSMTGAPAIIYSLGDNVRTELDRQKEEFDQYMKIQVIINTLQPLPKSSHFGYHFYSNSLFTQEEQLAKGVRDMKQRHIASFLTAIEKGVSKKLREKDAEIENINRKNRELVERMKQVAMEAQSWHYRAKYNESVVNVLKSNLQQAISQGAADQGKEGFGDSEIDDAVSYIDPSNMLSIPGTTINSLPKNQGSRDTMTCRACKSREVSMLLMPCRHLCLCKECDAFIGACPVCQLMKTASVQVYLS, via the exons ATGTTGGGAGGAAACAACGGTAATCCTGTTCTTCCTGTGTTCCTTGACGAGAATCGTTTCCAATATCAAACAAATACTTCAAATCAGTTGCAGCTGTTTGGAAATG TTGCGAATGGATGTGGTGTTGATCCAGTAAATTATTTCGGAAATGATCACATGACTCCCATGCTTCGGCCTAATAAAAGAAGCAGGGAAATAGATGATATCTCTAGGCAACAAAAGCTTCAAATTTCATTGAATTATAATGTTTGTCAAGATGAAGCTGATCGTTCAGGAAGCATTCCGAACCCAAACCCTGTATCGACAGGTTTAAGATTAtcatatgatgatgatgagcgCAACTCGACTGTTACTTCTGCAAGTGGAAGCATGACCGGGGCACCTGCAATCATTTACTCCCTTGGGGACAATGTTAGAACAGAGCTTGATCGGCAGAAAGAGGAGTTTGACCAGTACATGAAAATACAGGTAATAATAAATACCCTCCAACCACTTCCGAAATCCTCTCATTTCGGTTATCATTTTTATTCTAACTCCCTATTCACACAGGAGGAGCAATTGGCAAAAGGGGTAAGGGACATGAAGCAAAGACACATTGCTTCATTTCTTACTGCCATCGAAAAAGGTGTGAGCAAGAAACTACGCGAGAAAGATGCAGAAATTGAGAACATAAACAGAAAGAACAGAGAACTAGTAGAGAGAATGAAACAGGTGGCTATGGAAGCTCAGAGTTGGCACTATAGAGCAAAATACAACGAGTCAGTCGTGAACGTTCTGAAGAGCAATCTCCAGCAGGCGATTTCACAAGGTGCAGCAGACCAAGGTAAGGAAGGATTTGGAGACAGCGAAATCGACGACGCTGTCTCCTACATTGATCCGAGCAACATGTTAAGCATTCCTGGCACAACAATAAATTCACTTCCAAAGAACCAGGGTTCTCGGGACACTATGACTTGCAGAGCCTGCAAATCAAGGGAGGTCTCCATGTTGTTGATGCCTTGTAGGCATTTGTGTTTATGTAAAGAGTGTGATGCCTTTATTGGTGCTTGCCCAGTATGCCAGTTGATGAAAACTGCTAGTGTTCAAGTGTATCTGTCTTAA
- the LOC115714142 gene encoding E3 ubiquitin-protein ligase BOI isoform X2, with protein sequence MLGGNNGNPVLPVFLDENRFQYQTNTSNQLQLFGNVANGCGVDPVNYFGNDHMTPMLRPNKRSREIDDISRQQKLQISLNYNVCQDEADRSGSIPNPNPVSTGLRLSYDDDERNSTVTSASGSMTGAPAIIYSLGDNVRTELDRQKEEFDQYMKIQEEQLAKGVRDMKQRHIASFLTAIEKGVSKKLREKDAEIENINRKNRELVERMKQVAMEAQSWHYRAKYNESVVNVLKSNLQQAISQGAADQGKEGFGDSEIDDAVSYIDPSNMLSIPGTTINSLPKNQGSRDTMTCRACKSREVSMLLMPCRHLCLCKECDAFIGACPVCQLMKTASVQVYLS encoded by the exons ATGTTGGGAGGAAACAACGGTAATCCTGTTCTTCCTGTGTTCCTTGACGAGAATCGTTTCCAATATCAAACAAATACTTCAAATCAGTTGCAGCTGTTTGGAAATG TTGCGAATGGATGTGGTGTTGATCCAGTAAATTATTTCGGAAATGATCACATGACTCCCATGCTTCGGCCTAATAAAAGAAGCAGGGAAATAGATGATATCTCTAGGCAACAAAAGCTTCAAATTTCATTGAATTATAATGTTTGTCAAGATGAAGCTGATCGTTCAGGAAGCATTCCGAACCCAAACCCTGTATCGACAGGTTTAAGATTAtcatatgatgatgatgagcgCAACTCGACTGTTACTTCTGCAAGTGGAAGCATGACCGGGGCACCTGCAATCATTTACTCCCTTGGGGACAATGTTAGAACAGAGCTTGATCGGCAGAAAGAGGAGTTTGACCAGTACATGAAAATACAG GAGGAGCAATTGGCAAAAGGGGTAAGGGACATGAAGCAAAGACACATTGCTTCATTTCTTACTGCCATCGAAAAAGGTGTGAGCAAGAAACTACGCGAGAAAGATGCAGAAATTGAGAACATAAACAGAAAGAACAGAGAACTAGTAGAGAGAATGAAACAGGTGGCTATGGAAGCTCAGAGTTGGCACTATAGAGCAAAATACAACGAGTCAGTCGTGAACGTTCTGAAGAGCAATCTCCAGCAGGCGATTTCACAAGGTGCAGCAGACCAAGGTAAGGAAGGATTTGGAGACAGCGAAATCGACGACGCTGTCTCCTACATTGATCCGAGCAACATGTTAAGCATTCCTGGCACAACAATAAATTCACTTCCAAAGAACCAGGGTTCTCGGGACACTATGACTTGCAGAGCCTGCAAATCAAGGGAGGTCTCCATGTTGTTGATGCCTTGTAGGCATTTGTGTTTATGTAAAGAGTGTGATGCCTTTATTGGTGCTTGCCCAGTATGCCAGTTGATGAAAACTGCTAGTGTTCAAGTGTATCTGTCTTAA